AAAAAATTACCTCGAAGATGGATCAAAAAGATTGAACGCTACAGTGCCAATGCGCAAGCGATAAAATCGGTGAGTAACTGGCAAATTTTAATCAACAGTTATCTGACGCAATTGATTGTGCTTTCGGTAATTATTTTTGCGGTTATCTTACTTTCGTCTAAATATATTTTACCCTTGACTGATGATTTTAAATTTGGAAATGCCTTGGGTGCGTTAATCACTTTGATTGCGGTTTCGCCGTTTTTATGGGCTTTATCTTTGCGTCGCTTTGCTGCAAATGAAGTCTCTATTTTGATGGAAGAGCGCAAATACCAAGGACCAATTGTTATGATGTTCTTATTTCGCTTGGTACTTTCGGTGTTTTTTATTGGGTTTTTATTGAATATCTTTTTCTCGCCTGCAATTGCTTTGATTGTATTGGTTGCGTCGCTTGTTGTGTATTTTATTTTCCAAAAGAGATTGAATGCGCAATACCATAAAATTGAGACGCACTTTTTGACCAATTTGAATGATCGTGAAATCACTAAAGTAAAAAGAAACCGAAGTAGTTTATCGCCTTGGGATGAACACATGGCGTTTTTTGACATTGCGCCTGCTTCCAATCTTGCCGGAAAAACGCTGGAAGAACTACAGATTCGGGAGCAGTTGGGGATTAACATTGCCTCGATTAAACGGGGGGAATTTATGATTAATATTCCCAAAGGAAACGAGCGTTTGTTTCCCGGAGATGAGATTTGCGTAATTGGAACGGATATTCAAGTGAAGGAATTTAAAACCTATTTAGACCAGCACGAAATGGATGCGCCTGATGCGTTCACCGAACCTGAAATTGTGTTGCGTCAGATTGAGTTGAAAAACGAGAGTTACATTGGTAAAAGCATCCGGGAGTCGAAATTGCGGGAAAAAACCAGCGGTCTTATTGTTGGTATCGAGAAAAAAGGAAAGCGTATTCTGAATCCGGAGTCGAATGTTATTTTAGACAAAGACGATATTCTTTGGATTGTGGGAGACAAAAAACTACTGGCCGATTTGGTTCGCAACTAGACCTCCTATTTCTCTTAGTCCTAAAGGGGTTATTGCCTTGTTTTCTTTTTGCCAACCTATTTATACTACCACTACTTCAACTATATGCATCATTGGCTGCTTATGGATTCCCTTTTGCTTGTTTTGAAAACCGAGCATCGCAAAATTGCATAGGAGAATCGTGAATGTGCATGCCAATATCCTAAATGCGCATAGGAGAATCGTGAATGTGCATGCCAATATCGTGAATGCGCATAGGAGTATCGTGAATGCGCATGGCAATATCGTGAATGCGCATAGGAGAATCGCAAATGTGCATGGCAATATCGTGAATGCGCATAGGAGTATCGTGAATGTGCATACCAATATCCTAAATGCGCATAGGAGAATCGTGAAATGCATACGAGTATCGCGAAATGCATACGAGAATCGTGAATTGCATACGAGTATCGTGAAATGCATACGAGAATCGTGAAATGCATACGAGAATCTTAACTACAGGCACAAGAATCGCAACTGCAGGTAGGAGAATCGTAACTACAGGCACAAGAATCATAACTAAAGGTAGGAGAATCTTAACTGCAGGCTCGAGAATCATAACTACAGGTAGGAGAATCGTAACTGCAGGCACAAGAATCATAACTAAAGGTAGGAGAATCGTAACTACAGGCACAAGAATCACAACTACAGGTAGGAGAATCGTGGTTTTGGGTTAGTCTACCCAATGCGCTAATGCTCTTATGTACGAAACGTTCTCGAAGAATTAAAGCTGGATCCATGATTTGTAGGAAAAAATGAATATATTTGAAAATCAATAAAGTCTGATGTCTATCAGACCTATCTACCCAAATAAGGGGTGATATGTCTGACTTTGTCAGACTTATTTACTAGTTATATGCTACTTGTGCCGAAATGACGCAGTTGAAAACATTCAGGAAATAACAATATTTGAAAAATGAAAAAACTAATTTCCGTAATAATTATAGTTTTATTAAGTAGTTGCGAAAAGAAAAAAGAAAGTTGCTACACAAACTTTACTTATTCAAAAGGAAATATTAAAATGTTTTATAATTTAAAATTTAATTCATCTGATACAGTCTATTATTTAGATAAATATCCATTTGAACCAAAAGGTTTAAACTATTTCGTACTTGAAAAGAATGAAAAGAAAATATTAGATAGTTTAATATGTAAATTAAAATTTCCTGTCAAAGATTCTGTCCTTATAAATAACGGAATACACGATGGAACAACAATTGCTTTCTCAATTGACAATAAAAGATTAATGCTTCACGGTCATAAAGGTCCGAAAGAGTTTTGGAAATTTGAAGAGTGGATGAATTATTTGCTAAACCATAAACAATTAATACCAATTGAAAGGAAAGTAAAATTTGATAAGTTTGATAAAATGTTTCCAGGTCCTCCTCCTCCTATTGTAAAAGAATAACGTTAATTGACCAATATTTGGATTCGCAGAAATATATAAAGCAGTAAAGCGAAAATTGAAATCTGCCAACAGAAATTGGAAAGTTGGAATCTAAAAAACAGAGACTTGAAAGTCAGAATACTCAACAGAAACTTGAAAAATTTTGTGGTTTAAATCGTAATTTAGAGCAAAAATAAGCAGCATATAACAGCTGTTTCAATATACTTGCTGATTTAGTGGAATTACGTGCTGTTATCATAAATCCGTTCAACCAAAGCTACTCTGCTATCAAGGCAGCAAGCATCTTGAAGCAGCAGGACGTTATAGGCAATATTGACACAAATGAATAAACAAGAACAAGATTTTATTTCTCTTTTAGTAATCATATTTTCTTTTGCGTATACTTTTTTCTATATGCTTAATGGGAAAGGAAATAGCCCTTTGAGTTTTAGGTACAATCAATTATTTGAGTGGAAAAGTCTAAAATATCATTTGCTTTTTGCTACAATATTTGCAATATTAGGTTTTGTAAGAATTGATTCTCTAACACTTGAAACATATTATTTTACACCAATCCTTTTTATAACTTCAACTTTAATGTGTAATTCAATCATTAAAGCTATTTACAACAGAAATATTTTAATGGAAGTGCCGAGTAGATTAGGTGATACATTTAGTAAAAATGCCAAATCTTTAGACAAGTTTTTTACGTTCATAATATTTTTAATTTCCCTGACTGTTCCTATAATTTTAAAAGCTCCGAAATTTAAAGAAATAAATAATAGACATTTAACCGAAATAAAAAATACTGCCTATAACAGCCACTACAACGGATTTGGGTAATAGGTTTAATGGGAAAATGGTTTTGTCTTTGGAAATTTAGGCATAACCGAAAGATTACGCATTTTTAATCCCAAACCCGCTGTAGTGCCAGAACGTTGTGTGCAAGCCTCACCGAACAAGACGTAATAAAAACATATAAAACGCAATATAATGACTGGTGAATATCCTAATTTTAAAGACATTAAAGTTCATTGGACAAAATTTCATACTTTAATTGTGATGGTAATAACTTTCAGTGTAATTCTGTTTTTAATAAATCAAGCTAAATCAAAACCAATCACACTTACACAATATCTAAATGTCGCAGGATTATATTTAGATTTTTGGGGAGTTATAATTGCTTCCTTAAAAACACCATATTATGGAGCTTTTTTCGATGCTGGAAAAATTGAAATTGAACGTCAAAAAGTGGAAAGCAAATACCTTAACATAGGGATGATTTTAATTTTCATTGGAATGCTTTTACAAGTTTTGAGTACACTAAATAATTTTTTGACATAAATACAAATATTTAATAAAACCTAATCAAAATGGAAACCCTAAATATATTACTAGAAGCCATTAATACTGGCGAAGTATTGGATATAAAATATAATGGAGGTAGTCAACCTGGAGCTTTAAGAGAAATAGCCCCAATTAGCATTTCAAATGGCAAAGTCAGTGCAAGGTGTTTAACCTCAAATTCAACAAAGACTTTCGATATAAATAAAATCGAAATATCTAAGAATTTCAACAGTGAAAATGAAGTTTGGAAAAAAGATTATATAAAAACTTTTAAGTACCAAAATTTAGATGATTTTTTTAATGCAGAATTTAATGAATTATTGAAATTAGGTTGGCATATTGAGCATACAAAAGAAAAAACATTATCACTCCATAAAATCTACAAAAATGGAAAAATAATGAAACGAAAAGAAGTTTCGTTAGAATTTGAAAAATTCGCATATGATTTTGTTGTTAACCCAGAAACAGCCGAAATAACCTGCGAAAATGAAAGAGTTAGGGAAAGACCTTGGATTGTAAGAGCCGAAAAACATAAAACAAATACATACGCAAATTTTGATAAAGCTCTAGAAATTTTTTTAAATTATGCTGAAAAATTAGCTACAATATAAAGAGTAGTAAAAAGGCCAGCACACAACAGCCGTTACACGAGATTTGGGTATTAGGCTTAATTTGAAAATGGTTTTATATTTGGGAGATTTGCTTCGCCTGTTCGCTATCGCTCGGGTGGTAAATCCGAGAATAGGGCTTAATTTAGTCCCAAACCCGCTGTATTACCAGGACGTTAGCGATAATTATATTGAAAACCGTAAATATGAAAATTTATACATTGATTTTAGTTTCACTTTTTATAGTTAGCTGTAACATTAAAAAGCAAAATAATAAACATATTGAACATTCTGAAAAGTTATATCCAACTGTAAGTTATCTTGACCTAAAATTGGACGAATCGGGAAATTTACCCGAAAATCCATATATATTAGAATTTGAAAATGGAAAGAAAAAAATCGTCTTTTGTGGTGTAAACCATTTGACCGACAATAGCGATATTACTAATCCAATGTTTGGGAAAATTGAAAAAAAATTTTTTGATATTTCTCCAAATATTTCCATAAATGAAGGCGGCGACATTTCCAAAAAAGTATACAAATCCAAACGAGAAGCATTATTAAAAGATGGCGAAATTGGGTTACTAAAAATAATATCTGATAGTTTAAAAATAAAAACTATTGATGGCGACATTAAAGCCAACTTAGAATTTAAAGAATTGCTAAAATATTATTCAAAAGGTGAATTTTTAGCTTACATAGTTACTGAAAGATTTATGTGGTCTTTAAAAGGAGAACGTATTAAAGACCAAAAAGAAATTGACACAAGATATTCTCAATTTATTCAAAACTATATAATGAAATTTGGAGAAGTTAAATTGAATACGAAAGAGCAAACTCTTGATTTTTATAAAGCTAATTATGAAATGCTTCTAAATAGGAAATTTAATCTTGAAGAACTTGAGCCAACAAATCCTTTCGATCCGATTGGAAAATTTCAAGAAATTGGCAGAAAATCAAAAGAAATTAGAGATCAATATTTGCTAAAAACGATTGACAATTTATTAGATACGAACGATAAAGTATTTATTGTTTTTGGTGGTTGGCATTTATTAACCTGCGAACCTGGATTAAAGCAAATAATTAATCGTAAACGAGAATAACTATCGCTAACCGCAGTTACCCGAAATTGCTGTTGTTCATCTTTTTTTCCTATTTTCGTTTTCGGTAATGGAGAAAACTCGGTTACCAAGCCGCAACTTCGGGTAGCAGCCAAACGTTAGGTATCATTTAACCACAAAACGAATGAAAAAAGGATTTTACATTATAATTTCAATTTTGTTTTTGAATTGTAGCGAAATTTCAAAATCAGACAAACGGGATTTTGAAAAAGTAAAAATTAGTAATGAAATGTTTACTCCATATTCTCAATTTGAAAACTTATTTATTTGCAAAGATAGTATCGAAGATTTTGATACTGGATATTCGAAAATTGAACTAAATCAAGAGAATATTCAAATATTAAACTCTAAAAATGATGGTTACGAATCAACGCAAATTGAAATTATAATTGACAAAAACTTAAAAATTGAGACTGTTAAATATTCGTATAGCGACGATGTGGAAGATGGTTCAAAAACAGAATATGAGGTAATTGACGCTAAAATCAATATGAACAAAAATCCATTTGAACAAAATTCAAAACAAATTACCGCGTATTATTTATTAAGAATTAGAGAAACAAATATTCCGAGCGAATTTTGGAAATTCAAAAAAGAAACTGAATATTATTTCAAAGGAAAAATTGAATGTAAATAAACGATACATAACAACTACAACTGATTTGGCAAATATGAGAATAGAGCTTAATTTAGTGCCAAAACCGCTGTAGTAGCGAAACGTTGGCAATACTAGACTACAAGACTGTAAAAGAACCAAAAACATAAGAAAATGAATAAACTAAAATACATTCTTATCTGCTTTACAATTACACTTCAAAGTTGTAACGGACAAACTACACCCAAAAAAGAAATTTACAATCAAGACTTTAAGTGGACAATTACGATACCTGAAAACTTTCAAAATGTTAGTGCAGAAGAATGGGCAATAATGCAAAATAAAGGTGCTGATGCAATCGAAAAAACTTACGAAGCAGAAGTTATTAATCAAGCAAATACAATCTTTGTATTTAAAAGTGACCAGTTAAATTATTTTGAGTCTAACTATCAACCTTTTGACATATCAACTGACGGTGATTATTTAGAATCTTGTAAAAATGTAAACGACATTTTATACGAAACATTTAAAACTCAAATGCCTGACATTAAAATTGACACAACAAAAATGGTTGAAAAAATTGATAATTTAGAATTTCAGACTTTTAAAATGAAAATTGAGTATCCGAATAAGATGGTTTTGAATGTATTAATGTATAGTAGACTTTTCGACAAAAAAGAATTTACAGTTAATATTATGTATTTGGATAATAAAAAAGGTCAATTAATGCTTGAAGCTTGGAAAAAATCTAAATTCACTAAATAATAAAAATGAGTACTGCCACTAACAGGTGTTTGACAAGATTTGGAATTTTGTGACAAATTCACGTTTCGCAAGAAATTTTATCCTAGCCGAAAGAACCCGGTTATGAAGTTCGCAACCACGCCAAGCGGAGAGACGCCAAAGGCAAGTTTAAACGAATCAATATGAAAGAATATCTTTTTAAAAATGCAACAATCACATTTATAATTATGAATGTTTGGACATTATTTTTATTCTTCAATTATCTACTTGAAGAACCCGGTTTATTTCGTGGATTAGGGACTTTAGGATTATACATATATAGCTTGGTTTTTGGAATTTTAATTGGAATAATAACATTGCTTTTAAGAATTTTAATATTTAGAAAAGCTAAAAGTGAAAAACTTAAAACCAATTTTTTCTATCTTTTTGCTGGAGTGTTTAATTTGACTCTTTTTATTACTTGGTTAACTTTAGTGTTATTAAAAATTCTTGAAGTACGTCAAGGAGAAATTCAAAATGCTGCAATTTGTAATGGTATTTTGTCCTTATTACTATTAGCTGACTTGTTTATAGTAAAAGGAATAACTAAACCCGAAAGGAATATGGAAACCAAAGCTATTGAATAAAAATCCGCTGCAATAACCCTTAAAACTGAGCTGTATTGTTCATTAGAAAAAAGAAATAGAATTTTTGTAAAAACGTTTCTGTTTACAACATAAAAAAAAGTGTAAGAACTGAATCTTACACTTTTTTTTATTTTAGACCTGCCCTTTCGGACTGATTTTATCTTGAATAATTTGGAGCCTCTTTTGTAATGGTTACGTTGTGTGGATGGCTTTCGTTGATTCCGCTTGCTGTTATGCGAACAAAACGTCCGGTTTCCTGCAAGGTTGGAATGTCTTTTGCACCACAATATCCCATTCCGGCGCGAAGACCACCAATGAATTGTTGCATACTTTCGTTTAATTCTCCTTTGTAAGGTACACGTCCTACAATTCCTTCCGGAACTAATTTCTTAACGTCATCTTCGACATCTTGAAAATAACGGTCTTTTGATCCTTCTTGCATGGCTTCAACAGAACCCATTCCGCGGTATGATTTGAATTTTCTTCCTTCGAAGATAATCGTTTCTCCCGGAGATTCTTTGGTTCCTGCCAAAAGAGAGCCTAACATTACACAATCGGCTCCGGCAGCAATGGCTTTAGGAATATCCCCTGTGTAGCGAATTCCACCATCGGCAATTACAGGAACTCCAGTTCCTTTGATAGCCGCAGCTACTTCAAGCACTGCAGAAAACTGAGGAAAACCAACACCGGCTACAATACGAGTGGTACAGATTGAACCTGGACCAATTCCTACTTTTACCCCATCGGCACCGTTTTCGACTAAATATTTAGCGGCTTCGGGAGTCGCAATATTCCCTACGATAACGTCTAGTTGCGGGAATTTGGCTTTTACTAATTTTAGTACATCAACCACTCCTTTTGTATGTCCGTGAGCGGTATCTATAATCACTGCGTCGACTCCGGCATTTACTAAAGCAGTTGCTCTTTCGACCGCATCGGCAGTAACGCCTAAAGCAGCAGCTACGCGCAAACGTCCGTACTTGTCTTTATTGGCATTTGGTTTCTGAGTTAATTTGGTAATGTCTCTGAAAGTGATTAAACCCACTAACTCTGATTTATCATTTACCACAGGAAGTTTTTCGATTTTATGACCTTGCAAAACAACTTCGGCTTGTTCCAGAGAAGTTCCTTCGGCAACGGTCACTAAGTTTTGGCTGGTCATTACCTCAACGATTGGTCTTGCGTTGTTTCTTTCAAAACGCAAATCTCTATTGGTAACAATTCCTTTTAGGATTCTGTTTTCATCAACGATTGGAATTCCTCCAATTCCGTATTCCTTCATTGCATTTTTAGCATCTGCTACAGTAGAAGTCAACGGTAAAGTGACTGGATCGATAATCATTCCTGACTCGGCACGTTTTACTTTACGTACTTTGGCAGCTTGTTGTTCGATAGTCATGTTTTTATGTAAAACACCGATTCCTCCTTCTTGTGCCATAGCAATTGCCATTGCACTTTCGGTTACGGTATCCATAGCAGCGGATACAATAGGAACATTAAGCGTTATATTTCTTGAAAATTTTGATTGGATACTCACTTCGCGAGGAAGCACATTCGAATAGTTAGGAACTAATAGTACATCATCGTAAGTTAATCCTTCACCGATAATCTTAGAGTTGTGTGCGATCATTGCAATTTGTAGTTGTAGTTAAATTGCGTGCAAATATAGACAATCTTAAGATAAAAACCATCTTAATTTTGTTTTTAATGATTAAATTGCAATACATCGAGGATTTCATTCCTTATTTCAAACCTTGACTGTTTACAATTCATACTACCCTATTTCTTTTGATATGACAGAACAAAACCAACAAATACAAGGACTTTCTGCTGCTGAAGTAACGCAATCCCGAACTCAAAATGGTTCCAATTCATTAGACCATCAAAAGAAAAATAATTTCCTTTCCTCGGTAATAGAGATGGTCAAAGAGCCTATGTTTTTGTTACTTCTCACGGCAACAAGCATTTACTTTATCATCGGCGAATATGGAAATGGTATTTTTATGGCTGTTGCTATTGCCTTAGTCTCTACGATTTCGTTATACCAAGAATCTAAAAGCAGAAATGCCATAGAAGCCTTAGAAAAATTGACGCAACCCAAAAGTAAAGTCATCCGAAATGGTGCAGTTCTTGAAATTCCAAGTGAAGAAATCGTATTGGGAGATTATATCCAAACAGAAGAAGGCACTTTTATTCCGGCCGACGGAATCATCATACAATCGAATGATTTTTCAGTAAATGAATCTATCTTAACCGGAGAATCCTTTACGGTTTTTAAAAATGAAAAGTCAGAAGACAATAAGGTTTATCAAGGAACGATTGCTGCCAGCGGACTCGCGATTTGTCAAGTAACCGCCATTGGTAGCTTAACACAACTGGGGAAAATAGGGAAAAGTTTAGATACAATTGTGGAGGAAAAGACGCCTTTGCAAAAGCAAATGGAAAACTTTGTCACCAAAATGTCTTTGGTAGGATTGGTTATTTTTGCAATTGTATGGGCTATCAATTACTGGAATTCCAGACTGATTTTGGACAGTTTATTAAAAGCATTGACCTTGGCCATGAGCATTATTCCGGAAGAAATTCCTGTGGCTTTTACCACCTTTATGGCTTTGGGCGCTTGGCGCTTAATGAAAATGGGGATTATCGTTAAGCAAATACGAACCGTAGAAACACTGGGAGGCGCTACTGTAATTTGCACTGATAAAACCGGAACCATTACAGAGAACAAAATGAGTCTGGCACAATGGTATACTTTATCATCGAATGTTATTTCGGATTCAAAAGAAAAAAGCAGCGAGGAAGAGCAAGAATTACTGAGCCTCTCGATGTGGGCGAGCGAACCCATTCCTTTTGATGCGATGGAAATTGCTTTGCATGA
This region of Flavobacterium lacustre genomic DNA includes:
- the guaB gene encoding IMP dehydrogenase; this translates as MIAHNSKIIGEGLTYDDVLLVPNYSNVLPREVSIQSKFSRNITLNVPIVSAAMDTVTESAMAIAMAQEGGIGVLHKNMTIEQQAAKVRKVKRAESGMIIDPVTLPLTSTVADAKNAMKEYGIGGIPIVDENRILKGIVTNRDLRFERNNARPIVEVMTSQNLVTVAEGTSLEQAEVVLQGHKIEKLPVVNDKSELVGLITFRDITKLTQKPNANKDKYGRLRVAAALGVTADAVERATALVNAGVDAVIIDTAHGHTKGVVDVLKLVKAKFPQLDVIVGNIATPEAAKYLVENGADGVKVGIGPGSICTTRIVAGVGFPQFSAVLEVAAAIKGTGVPVIADGGIRYTGDIPKAIAAGADCVMLGSLLAGTKESPGETIIFEGRKFKSYRGMGSVEAMQEGSKDRYFQDVEDDVKKLVPEGIVGRVPYKGELNESMQQFIGGLRAGMGYCGAKDIPTLQETGRFVRITASGINESHPHNVTITKEAPNYSR